The following is a genomic window from Sphingobacterium spiritivorum.
TTAACCGGCTCGGAAGACTTTATCTGTAAGCGGAAAACTTAATTTTTGCCTATTTTATGCTCTTTTAATATAGTCTTAAACTTAGGATTGCGGATATATCTTTTGAATTCATGGCTATCCATACCGGAGAAATCCGTCATTTCAAAAAACGGATAGTGCTTACACAGCACATTATATACATCTTCTTTATATCCCAGATCTGTAGGCTCCAGTTTATCCGATAAAAATCCGAATACTTTTTTAAGCATTTTATCTGTATTATTTGTTGTAATATGTATCCTTTTTACCTGTTCGCTAAATGTACAGTAAGTACTGTCTCCTTCCCGAAAATCTTTGGGTCTGAAATCCGCCAGTCCCACTGCAGGAGCCAACATAATACAGGTAATATTATTCTTATTTTCCTTTAAAGTGCTCGCATCATCCACATCCACATGATGGATATCTTTTACCTCTTCAATAAATTTCTCTTTAAACACCGGTGTACTCAATGCACTTAATACGACAGACGCACCCCGGCTGTGGGAGATAATGTAAATATTCTTATTGTGCATGGTATTCAGTAACCGTCTGAGTCCGAATTCACCCGCCATCTGACTAAAAGAAGTAGCTGCAAACCATATTTTTGCCCCACTGAACGGGTTGTCAGTAACCAGTCCATCCCAGTAAAACCGTATAACTTCGTCCTGACTCGTATTGATATTCAACTGCTTGCGGATATAATCATAGCTCTGATTGCTCGTCCGCACATCTGAATTAAATCCATGTACAAAAATAAACACACGTTTCTTGTTAGCCAGTCTTTTGGCAACCTGCTTCAACT
Proteins encoded in this region:
- a CDS encoding alpha/beta hydrolase encodes the protein MNRYIACLVCLFVITSCGITHNVPLNQTPNSFEQPNISNSFVDQNGNFYPDNWKKSYGAPPENGKKNDYSLMKIATERGEGDKLRNYEAQQLKQVAKRLANKKRVFIFVHGFNSDVRTSNQSYDYIRKQLNINTSQDEVIRFYWDGLVTDNPFSGAKIWFAATSFSQMAGEFGLRRLLNTMHNKNIYIISHSRGASVVLSALSTPVFKEKFIEEVKDIHHVDVDDASTLKENKNNITCIMLAPAVGLADFRPKDFREGDSTYCTFSEQVKRIHITTNNTDKMLKKVFGFLSDKLEPTDLGYKEDVYNVLCKHYPFFEMTDFSGMDSHEFKRYIRNPKFKTILKEHKIGKN